A stretch of the Veillonella parvula DSM 2008 genome encodes the following:
- a CDS encoding dihydroorotate dehydrogenase electron transfer subunit translates to MSGYVEQGEVVRNEQIGSDVWIMDIHAPKQAAEAKIGQFCNVRVADSTAPLLRRPISYAGFDARKGTITLLYRVVGKGTEIMTRLVPGDTLDCLGPLGEPFVTSKNMLLVGGGVGIAPMLCIASHLQKGEEAQVILGFRNESETFWADLFKDTPVQVHITTDDGSVGTKGFPTAIMPDLINANSFTSVMTCGPMPMMKGVAQVAKELDVPCQVSLEERMGCGTGGCLGCACDGAGGKRYKVCKDGPVFPAEEVFF, encoded by the coding sequence ATGAGTGGCTATGTAGAACAGGGCGAAGTCGTTCGCAATGAGCAAATAGGCTCTGATGTGTGGATTATGGATATTCACGCACCAAAACAGGCAGCAGAAGCAAAGATAGGACAGTTTTGTAATGTTCGCGTAGCGGACTCTACGGCGCCATTATTGCGCCGTCCTATTAGCTATGCTGGATTTGATGCCCGAAAGGGTACGATTACCCTTTTGTATCGCGTTGTAGGCAAGGGGACTGAAATTATGACACGTCTCGTTCCTGGCGATACTCTAGATTGCTTAGGTCCTTTGGGAGAACCATTTGTAACATCTAAGAATATGCTTCTCGTTGGCGGTGGCGTTGGTATTGCACCGATGCTATGTATCGCCTCTCATTTGCAAAAAGGTGAAGAAGCACAAGTTATTCTTGGTTTTAGAAATGAAAGTGAAACCTTCTGGGCTGATTTATTTAAAGATACGCCTGTTCAAGTCCACATCACTACTGATGATGGTAGCGTAGGTACAAAAGGCTTCCCTACAGCAATCATGCCTGACCTAATTAATGCTAATTCGTTTACTTCTGTTATGACTTGTGGTCCTATGCCTATGATGAAAGGCGTAGCACAAGTGGCTAAAGAACTCGATGTGCCATGCCAAGTATCTTTAGAAGAGCGCATGGGATGTGGTACGGGCGGTTGCTTAGGTTGCGCTTGTGATGGTGCCGGTGGCAAACGTTATAAGGTTTGTAAGGATGGTCCTGTATTCCCAGCTGAGGAGGTGTTCTTTTAA
- a CDS encoding dihydroorotate dehydrogenase — translation MRERDLNNTVTPNPKLAIDYCGIKMKNPIIAASGTFGNGPEYAGYLDLSNEVGAISVKGLTPKGRHGNPGTRIAETPSGVLNCIGLENPGAEHFVRKILPDLEKYDVPLLANMSAGTVEEFAWMAETLSVDGIAGLEVNVSCPNVECEGMAFGIDPKVVEQVTKAVRKVTDKPVIVKLSPNVTDIVEIAKAVEAGGGNGVSLINTLLGMAIDIHRRKPVLGNIYGGLSGPAVKPVALRMVHQVYKGVTIPIIGLGGIMTGTDAIEFMMAGAQAVQVGTATMVDPTAISRIAREMSEYVEQHNLNSITDIVGAVHQA, via the coding sequence ATGCGTGAACGCGATTTAAATAACACTGTTACGCCAAATCCAAAGCTTGCTATTGATTACTGCGGAATTAAGATGAAAAATCCTATTATTGCTGCATCTGGCACCTTTGGTAATGGCCCTGAGTATGCTGGTTATTTAGACCTTAGTAATGAAGTAGGTGCTATTTCTGTAAAAGGCTTAACACCTAAAGGTCGTCATGGTAATCCTGGCACTCGCATTGCAGAAACACCATCTGGCGTATTGAACTGCATTGGCCTTGAAAATCCTGGGGCTGAACATTTTGTTAGGAAAATTCTACCGGATCTTGAGAAATATGATGTACCATTGCTAGCGAATATGTCTGCTGGTACGGTAGAGGAATTTGCGTGGATGGCAGAGACACTATCTGTAGATGGTATTGCAGGCCTTGAAGTTAATGTATCTTGCCCAAATGTAGAATGTGAAGGCATGGCTTTTGGTATAGATCCAAAGGTAGTAGAACAGGTAACAAAAGCGGTTCGTAAAGTAACAGATAAGCCCGTTATTGTAAAACTTTCACCAAATGTAACAGACATTGTAGAAATCGCAAAGGCTGTTGAGGCCGGTGGTGGTAATGGAGTAAGTCTCATTAATACCTTGTTGGGCATGGCTATAGATATTCACCGTCGTAAACCTGTATTGGGGAATATTTATGGTGGATTATCTGGCCCAGCCGTAAAGCCCGTGGCTCTTCGCATGGTTCATCAAGTTTATAAAGGGGTAACTATTCCTATTATTGGTCTTGGTGGTATCATGACTGGCACAGATGCTATCGAATTTATGATGGCAGGGGCGCAAGCTGTTCAAGTTGGTACAGCTACGATGGTAGATCCAACAGCAATTTCACGTATTGCCCGTGAAATGAGCGAATATGTAGAACAACATAATCTTAACAGCATCACTGATATTGTAGGTGCTGTTCATCAAGCTTAA
- a CDS encoding LysR family transcriptional regulator, whose product MDTSYYHNFITLVQTGNMTQAAEILHITQPALSKQLKYLEAEFGAQLINIKRGQRGSNLQLTDAGKIFYEKAQQLCSIEESTYNAVQQLNSRIEGTLRIATSASRSTPIVQQYLPAFSMKYPSVHFEIYEGLMTNVVTQLINGSAELGIANIQMVDVDKFDILLTQEEHLYAIFRRDVFWTDREHDTITWEDIKKCPLSLSGGSVRMIMQSSLTDMEQLNAVAITTTKSSAIEWASSGRTVSLVPMDAKELINHRKMARIKLPEFSGDFKKAFITLKGHALSPVAQQFIDFYKAYV is encoded by the coding sequence ATGGATACATCTTACTACCACAATTTTATTACCCTTGTTCAAACGGGCAATATGACACAGGCCGCAGAGATTCTTCATATTACACAACCAGCGTTAAGTAAGCAGTTGAAATATTTAGAGGCTGAATTTGGGGCTCAATTAATCAACATTAAACGCGGCCAACGAGGATCAAACTTACAATTAACAGATGCTGGTAAAATCTTCTACGAAAAAGCGCAACAACTCTGCTCTATTGAAGAATCTACATATAATGCTGTACAACAATTGAATTCACGCATTGAAGGTACTTTACGTATTGCGACGTCTGCATCTCGTTCAACGCCAATCGTACAGCAATATTTACCAGCTTTTTCCATGAAATATCCATCTGTCCATTTTGAAATTTATGAAGGACTTATGACAAATGTAGTGACCCAACTCATCAATGGTAGCGCCGAATTAGGTATCGCCAATATTCAAATGGTAGATGTCGATAAATTCGATATCCTGCTTACCCAAGAAGAGCATTTATACGCTATTTTCCGTCGTGATGTATTCTGGACAGATCGTGAGCATGATACCATCACGTGGGAAGACATAAAAAAATGTCCTCTATCCCTTTCTGGTGGCTCTGTTCGAATGATTATGCAGTCTAGCTTAACAGATATGGAGCAACTTAATGCAGTAGCTATAACTACAACAAAAAGCTCAGCTATTGAGTGGGCCTCTTCTGGTCGTACAGTTTCTTTAGTCCCAATGGACGCTAAGGAACTTATTAATCATCGCAAAATGGCTCGCATCAAATTGCCAGAATTCTCGGGAGATTTCAAAAAAGCTTTTATCACACTTAAAGGCCATGCACTTTCCCCAGTAGCACAGCAATTTATTGACTTTTACAAAGCCTATGTATAA
- a CDS encoding YigZ family protein produces the protein MSESISPTVEFISLAKEFRHEYVVEKSRFITTVYPCKTEEEAQTFISRINKEFWDARHNCTAYALGPQQEQQRSSDNGEPSGTAGKPMLEVLKKTGITNVAVVVTRYFGGIKLGAGGLIRAYSHSVAETLRLAPKELHTTRTRVQAKIDYSLYGAVERYAQDEKLHYEASFGEYVDITILIPPTDVEHIQKELQDISHGAATCTVLDSIEVVLPLDKSSS, from the coding sequence ATGTCTGAATCAATAAGCCCTACGGTGGAATTTATTTCTCTAGCAAAAGAATTTCGCCATGAATATGTTGTTGAAAAATCACGGTTTATAACAACTGTATATCCTTGCAAGACTGAAGAGGAAGCCCAAACCTTTATAAGCCGCATCAATAAAGAATTCTGGGATGCGCGCCATAACTGTACAGCCTATGCATTAGGCCCACAGCAAGAACAACAACGATCTTCCGATAATGGAGAACCATCAGGTACAGCAGGTAAACCAATGCTAGAAGTACTCAAAAAGACTGGCATTACCAATGTAGCCGTCGTCGTAACGCGTTATTTTGGAGGTATTAAATTGGGCGCTGGTGGCTTGATTCGGGCCTATTCACACTCTGTTGCGGAAACCTTACGTCTTGCCCCTAAAGAACTACATACAACACGAACCCGAGTACAAGCAAAGATTGACTATTCGCTGTATGGAGCAGTAGAAAGATATGCCCAAGACGAAAAATTACATTATGAAGCAAGCTTTGGTGAATATGTAGACATTACAATTCTAATACCACCTACTGATGTAGAGCACATACAAAAAGAGCTCCAAGACATAAGTCATGGAGCTGCTACTTGTACTGTATTAGATTCTATTGAGGTGGTACTACCACTAGATAAATCATCTAGTTAG